The genomic DNA GGAAAAATTCTATTTTctgttgagttttttttttggcttttgtaATTCCTTGCTCAAGATGCAGTTTCATATTAATTTGGTAGCTTTTATTGGCACAACCCAGCAGCACACAACCCAGCAGCACCTTGGCGTGAATTGTGGGACTCAACGGAGTGATAAGGTGGAGTATAACTATGGAAGTGATAAGACTGAAAACTCCCACAATTCATGCTACAATAGTGGAGAGCCGTTGAAAGATGAAGAAGTCTTAATGGCAACAACTTCCACCCGAAATGGTAGTTTGACTACTTAAGGAATTATCAACAAACTGATTGAAGAAAATCCCAGATTCAAAACAGAGCATATCTTGTAGATCTTTTTTGTTATCCAAACATTTCTTGGAGAATTTCATTATCTCAGCTTTCTGGTGTTTAAATAGAGGAACTGGTCCTCtgtatgtattaaaaaaaataaaaataaaataagaaaaaagttgTTACACCTCCAGCCGTGTTCACGTTTACACTCACTCCttcctttttctgttttttcaattttcttcttggtatcagagccactgTGACAACGGCACAACCCAGCAGCACCTTGCCTTCAAATGACCATGACTTCCCTGTCACTCAATGTTGGAAATTTTATTACTCTCAAACTCAGCCCCACAAATTATCCATTGTGGCGTGAACAAGCCTTGGCCCTTGCTGAAAGCCAAGAATTGCTCGGTCACCTTACTAATGAAGATCCTGCTCCACCCCAATACACCATACCAGATTTCAATAATACCCCAACTGAAGAAACGTCTGCACGAAGAAAGACCAAAGCATACATCGCATGGTGAAAAGCCGATCGTCTTCTTCGAGGGTGGATAATTGGAACACTCTCTGAAGAAACACTTGGCCTTGCTGTGGGTTTGGATATAGCAAATGATGTATGGGAAGCATTGAAAAGTGCCTACGTAGAAGATTCACAAGAACGAGAATTCACACTCAGGCAACAAGTAACATATCTTCGGAGAGAAGATGACAAAACAATTGGAGAACATATTCGAACCTTCAAAAGCTTATGTGACAGTCTAGCAGCAATTGGGAAACCAGTCCCAGACAAAGAAAAGGTATTTTGTCTTCTCACTAGTCTTGGTCCTCAATATGAAACTTTTACTACTACCATGCTCAAACCACCAAGACCATCATACTCTGAGCTTGTCTCACAACTTCAAAGCCTTGGTCAAAGACGAAATTGGTTCTCAAACCATGCAAATGCCGCCCATGCAACCCCTCAAATGGCCTTCTACGGACAGCAACAACAAAGATATCCACAATTCTCCACAGGATATCaaggtaacaaacaaaaattcacTTCAATGGGAAGAGGATTTCAGGCACAACAATCAAAGGACCAGAATCGTGGCTACCTCTCTAGCCCAACGTCTAGCACTCAACAAAGACGACCTCCCCCACCTAGAGAGCGACGTATGACACCTATTGAAAGAGACCTCTATCGTGAAGAAAAATGTCAATACTGTGGCATGGTAGGACATATTGCAAAAATATGTTGGTGGGTGCCCAAAAGGCCAACACAACAAGATGACATACCACAAGCACTGGCAGCACTTACCTTGGATAACACAATTGCTGAAACGGAATGGACATCAGACACAGGAGCCTCAAATCACATGATAGGTAAGCAAGGTATGTTAACTAATATTCGAAATTATTCTGGTTCAAATTCAGTTCTTATTGGTGATGGATCTTCTTTACCAATTCTTGGTATTGGAGATTCTAGCATTAAGCAAAAGAACAAAGTCTTACCACTTCATGATGTCTTGCTAGTccctcatttgaaaaaaaatatactctCCGTGAGTCAACTAACAACTCAGTTTCCTGTTAATTGTGAATTCACTAATGTTGATTTTTGTGTAAAGGAATGACAAACAGGACACCCAATGATCACAGGGAGACGCAAGGGTGACCTCTATGTGCTTCCCAACTCACCAGAGCTCTATTTTTCTCATCGTTTCAAATCTGGTTCAGCAGACATTTGGCATCAACGTTTAGGACATCCCCAGTTTTCTGCTttacagtttttaaaaaataaagggttGATTGATGTTATTGGTAATGTCAAATCTGAACATATTTGTGATAGTTTCCAATTAGGGAAGCTTAGTAGATTACCTTTTTCTTATTCTAAACATCTAAGTTCtagcatttttgaaaaaatccatTGTGATTTGTGGGGACCTGCTCCTATTTTATCTGTTGGAAAATTCAGATATTATGCATGTTTAGTTGATGATTTTTCTAAGTATACTTGGATAATTCCCTTACAACATAAATCTGATTTTGTAAATGCTTACTTAGCTTTTGAACAGTATGTCAATAGACAGTTTAACAAAAAGATCAAGGTCTTTCACTCAGATGGAGGGGGAGAATTCATAAACTTCAAGTTATCATCTCACTTCCTCTCCACCGGAATTATACATCAGGTATCATGTCCATACACTCCAGAGCAAACAGGTATGGTTGAAAGGCGACATAGGATAATATGAGAACTTGGAATAACCATGTTATTTCATAGTGGAGCTCCTCTGTTTCTATGGGTAGAAGCTTTTTCCACTGCTGTCTACCTAATAAATCGTTTGCCTTCATCTGCTCTTAACTCTGAAACTCCATACTTTGCACTTCATGGCACTCATCCCGATTACACTTCACTTCGTGTCTTTGGTTCCAAATGCTTTCCTTATACATGGGATACAAGGCAACACAAGTTCGatccaaaaactgttttttgcaTATTTGTGGGATATAGTGATAAACATAAAGGATACAAGTGCTTTCATCCTTCAAGCAAGAAGTTTTTTATATCTCGCCATGTGGTTTttgatgaactttttttttccttataaaaataCTCAGAACCAAAGCATGGTACCACCTACATCTCATGTCATAAGTATTTTTGACTCATGGTTGCCTCATGTTAACTTCCCTCATAGTGTTGCAATTGAATCTCAACCATTAACCCCACCATGTACAAGTCCTCTCCCTATAATACCATTACTCACTTCAATTTCTAACTCTGTTGCAGGTTCCTCCACAAACGCAACATCACAACCTAAGACCGCTGTGTTATCTCCATTGCAGGTTGAATTGTATGAGCAAtcattcaacactccccctaaTGCCATCGAACCAAATCAACTTGGCTTGCAATCCCCAACTCTTCAAAAGCAACCACCACAACCACAACCCGCACCTTCTATGATCACTCGATCTCAAAGAGGAATCATTAAACCCAATCCAAAATATGCCTTGACTTCCACCACCAACTCGACCAGTATCCCTCGTGAACCTCACAACATACGTGCTGCTCTAGCTCACCCGGGATGGAAAGCAGCAATGGATGAAGAACTCCAAGCCTTGCATACAAATAAAACTTGGGTGCTTGTTCCACGCACCTCAGACATGCATGTTATTGGTTCAAAATGGGTATTCAAACCAAAACTCAAACCCAATGGTTCATTAGATCGCCTCAAAGCTCGTGTTGTGGCCAAAGGGTATCATCAAGTGGATGGTCTGGACTACACCGAAACTTTCTCTCCAGTCATCAAACTTGGAACTATTCGAATGGTCCTCACTATAGCACTTGTTAAAAAATGGCCCATACGTCAACTTGACGTAAAAaatgcattccttcatggttTAATTTCAGAAGACATACACATGGAACAACCTCCAGGAATGGCTGATCTCGAACATCCAACACATGTGTGCAAGCTTCAAAAGGCTCTCTATGGCCTCAAACAAGCACCTCGTGCTTGGTTTGATCGATTTAgtgcttttcttcttaaatatggatttttttGTAGTCTAGCCGACCCATCCTTGTTTATTTTTCACTCTAACCTTGGATCACTAATTCTCCTACTTTATGTAGATGATATACTCCTCATAGGTTCCTCCACAGCTCTAGTATCAACCTTCATTCAACTCTTGAGCTCTGAATTCACGATGAAGGACTTGGGCCAAATTCATTACTTCCTTGGCATCGAGATCTCACAAACAGCCGATGGCCTTCACTTGTCCCAATCTCACTATGCTTTTACCATCCTTGAGAGAGCCAACATGGTCGATTGCAAGCCTATGAGCACACCTCTTGAAGCCAAAACCAAGACATCGCCAAATAATGTCTTGctagaagatccaagtcatttTAGAGGACTTGTTGGTGCTTTACAGTACCTCACCCTCACGCGACCAGATCTTTCATACAGTGTGAATTATGCATCACAATTCATGCATGCTCCCACTCTCGTGCATTTAAAAATGGTTCGAAGGATCTTAAGATATGTCAAAGGCACAATTGACATAGGTTTGCATTTTACTTCCCATACAACACTTGACCTTTGTGCTTTTTCTGATGCAGATTGGGCGGGGTGTCCAACCACACGACGATCCATCACTGGCTACTGTACGTTTCTTGGAGGAAATCTCATCTCCTGGTGTGCAAAAAAACAACATACAATCTCTCGGTCAAGCACCGAAGCGGAATATCGGGCCATGGCACATACAGTAGCTGAACTCACATGGATGTCCTTTATTCTTAACGATTTTCACATTCTGTTGGCATCTACACCAACTCTCTACTGTGATAACACAAGTGCTCTTCACATGACAATAAATCCGGTGTTTCATGCTCGTAGCAAACACATCGAGTTGGATTACCATTTTGTGCGTGAACAAGTTGCACTTGGACTTCTCATTACTCAACATATCTCCACCGAAAAGCAAGTAGCAGACCTCTTCACCAAACCAATGTCAAAGGCTGCACTTAGTAACTTTCAAACCAAACTTTGCCTCCAACCCCGGCACAGTTTGAGGGAGGGTATTGGCACAACCCAGCAGCACACAACCCAGCAGCACCTTGGCATGAATTGTGGGACTCAACGGAGTGATAAGGTGGAGTATAACTATGGAAGTGATAAGGCTGAAAACTCCCACAATTCATGCTACAATAGTGGAGAGACGTTGAAAGATGAAGAAGTCTCAATGGCAACAACTTCCACCCGAAATGGTAGTTTGACTAGTTAAGGAATTATCAACAAACTGATTGAAGAAAATCCCGGATTCAAAACAGAGCATATCTTGTAGATCTTTTTTGTTATCCAAACATTTCTTGGAGAATTTCATGATCTCAGCTTTCTGGTGTTTAAATAGAGGAACTGGTCCTCTGtatgtattaaaaaagaaaaaaaaagaaataagaaacaagTTGTTACCCCTCCAGCCGTGTTCACGTTTACACTCACTCCTTCCTTCTtctgttttttcaattttcttctgCTTTTACACAAGATTTGCCAATATTGTGGTTTCCATTCAtcttaacatatttaaaaagattGCGCAATGAAGAAATGGGAAAAGGAAATTGACTTTTAACATGCATAGTGATTTTGGATACCTAGTTAAGACTTCTGTAAAATGACCCCATGCCGACGGGTTGAAAGGATTGATGACGAGTTCACATGGGCATCATTTTACTAGGTGTGGTTTTCTCAGGTATTTCCAAGTGTGAAGAAAACCACTGGCTAGAACTAGCATTTTTCAGCTTTTACACGCATTGTTTAATTTCCTGCTTCCTTGGTTTCTCTTTACTTCTTCCAGGTCTCCCTCATTGAAGGCTTTGCGTTTGCATGATGATctacttttcaaaaaatcaacTATTATTCCAAAACTGATAAGCAAGTGGAAAAATCTGGAGATGTTGTCACTGGGGAGCAGACATAACATGGAGGAAATCCTAGCCCAAATCAGTCTTCACTGCAACAACTTCATTATGCGATTTGCTCCACGAATATATGTTGGGGAAGATGAAGCGACAGCTATAGTCACCTCATTGCCAAACCTTAAGTACTTGTTTCTAAAGGGATCAGCAATTGAGTGGGAAAATCTAGTGATGGTATTGCAGGCTGCAAAAAGCTCCTATGTTTGGACGTCAGGAAATGCATTGGATTTGAGGAGAATGATGCTGAGATATTGGCACTTGCTTCCCATATTCCTACATTCATGTGTAAAGGTTCTATCTATGAGGAATATGACACATATATTGTTAACCTAAAGCCTCTATGAGAAGTTCCCTTCTGTATGCCTCTATGTAATGAGTTGAATTATTCATGACAATAATTGATCCATTCCCATGGacattatatatgtaaaaaGTTGTATTGGCAATTCCATTCCAGTTGTTTACCTGGTATCTTGAAACAAAAGATCAATTATTGACCAATCTTTCTTGGATCTCCTTGGCATTGAGGATCCAGACCAAGTTTTCATGAGGGGTGCACGACTAAAGAAAATGCAATGTGGCTGCAACTACGGATTATATATTGCACATCTTTAATGATTATGAATGGTTTGGGGAAGTTCAAGCCACACTGTTCTCAAGGACTGATAAATCCATGCTTAAAGTGATCGACTAAGAGCACCAACTAGAATTAGGTGATTGATCGGCTAGTTACCTGATTCAAAGTGAATCTATCATCCTATTTCAAGTGTTGAAGGGGGTATCTGGTGTTGAAGACGTTCGATACGATAATGATATGGATATCTTGACTACTTGGTTTTTACaccaaattattaatttttcctctatttattgatatttttgtaatttatttttgtaatttttacaaagaagaagaatttaATATGTAATAATGGGTCTGAAGCAAATCAAACCAAGAAGCCCCGCTtaattcttaccattttttttttcattaaggaCGTGTTTTAAattgttcattttctttctgtaagttttgaaaatattagggGACtataaaagaatagaaaaaaaatgctagatAATTAAGAAAAGTGGAGGAGTTCTCACTATTGGCTTTCCAATTGCTATTAATCTTGTTTTCTTGGTCTAAAGATTCCACTATGttacttgtttttttctatTGATGATCCGATTGGAGCCTTaacttttaggctatgtttgatttcagAAAAttccaatgttttcaaaaccggACTGGACATTGAACTGGAAAAGTTATTGATTCACAGTTCACCGGTCGAACtagtgatgtcataaatatgtaatttatatattattaaaattaaaaataattataaaaatttaaaatatatatgaataaattaaaaatcaataatattattttatatatttgatattatcaaattaaatcatattaaatgaaatgtgtataatatttaaatgtgaatatattaaaaatgaaaattttaactaattttataatttttaaaaatattatattatttttatttaatattaaaaaaaaattaaaatccaatatatattgttttgtttggcatatCAAAGAACAAATCGCGTGTAGCCGAGTGGTGTCCTAGTTTACTTACAAAACCTAAGGTCCCACATCAAATTGTGAGAGAAATAAAGGTGCAAAGGATGCCTATAAAAGGTATCCTTATAGAAAGCCACAGCATGCCCACCTTATGGGCACAAGACACAGCCCACTTAAATGGTTTGAGTGTGGGCTTTGTCATACTAAGACATGGCCCAGTATGATTTTTGGCCTAcagcttttaattttttaggtcCTCATGCATGCAAAATGATGGGCCAATTTGGACCGTTTGGTTCGTTTAGAACTGTCCAGTTCTATCGGTTCACCGGTTTGATCGCTGGTTTAGGTGGTTCGATCGTTGGTTTAGGCGGTT from Vitis riparia cultivar Riparia Gloire de Montpellier isolate 1030 chromosome 8, EGFV_Vit.rip_1.0, whole genome shotgun sequence includes the following:
- the LOC117920216 gene encoding F-box/LRR-repeat protein At3g48880-like, whose product is MEGRKWEELNMDCLVNVFRRVGMESLLSDVPFVCKSWYKASLDPKCWERLIFPKYIKPDDIWDNSPLEERLMMEYQESFRVTAFIKSVVARSQRRATVLTLPTCCTEEALEYAANESPSLKALRLHDDLLFKKSTIIPKLISKWKNLEMLSLGSRHNMEEILAQISLHCNNFIMRFAPRIYVGEDEATAIVTSLPNLKYLFLKGSAIEWENLVMVLQAAKSSYVWTSGNALDLRRMMLRYWHLLPIFLHSCVKVLSMRNMTHILLT